One Staphylococcus ratti DNA segment encodes these proteins:
- a CDS encoding DUF86 domain-containing protein, whose amino-acid sequence MYFVNKEELSRKLTYLRQLTNDYASSKENHYAFERVAHMLIEASVDIGNMIIDAFILRDPGNYKDVIDILELEGAISKSTQTHLHQTIDVRKRFVHLYDTLHVEEIEPIFDEAIPYYRQFIDEVIHFLENENVPVTAFGKGARAE is encoded by the coding sequence ATGTATTTTGTGAATAAGGAAGAATTATCTCGAAAACTTACATATTTAAGACAACTAACAAATGATTATGCATCATCGAAGGAAAACCATTACGCATTTGAACGTGTAGCACATATGTTGATTGAAGCTTCAGTAGATATTGGGAATATGATTATTGATGCTTTTATTTTAAGGGATCCTGGTAATTACAAAGATGTAATTGATATTTTAGAACTTGAAGGCGCAATATCTAAATCGACACAAACTCATTTGCATCAAACGATTGATGTACGCAAGCGTTTTGTACATTTATATGACACGTTACATGTTGAAGAAATCGAACCAATTTTTGACGAAGCAATACCTTATTATCGACAATTCATTGATGAAGTCATTCACTTTTTAGAAAATGAAAATGTACCTGTTACCGCATTTGGAAAAGGAGCGCGTGCAGAATGA
- a CDS encoding YuzB family protein, whose product MNPIVEFCISNMARGSESVYQTLESDPNVDVLDYGCLQQCGICSSGLYALVNGDLIEGNTPDELLQNIYAHIETTWIF is encoded by the coding sequence ATGAATCCTATTGTTGAGTTTTGTATCTCTAATATGGCGCGGGGTTCTGAATCTGTTTATCAAACATTAGAAAGTGATCCCAATGTGGATGTGCTCGATTATGGATGCCTACAGCAATGTGGGATTTGTTCATCGGGGCTTTATGCACTTGTGAACGGGGATTTAATAGAAGGCAATACACCAGACGAATTATTACAAAATATTTATGCACATATAGAAACAACTTGGATTTTTT
- the yidC gene encoding membrane protein insertase YidC has product MRKDRVMLAQIKKGMFVLSLIIVLTGCSSKKDNLFTQGFDAIFIAPMQWLLGLFSSWFGGQFGFGIILLVLLVRFCMLPFMIRQSKVSHRIRQIKPVVMPQLNQAKEVVKATQVPEEKRQAQKQLMQLYQQYGMHPYQTMLGCLPMLLQFPILLGLLYAIKHPSEHILMTEMQFLGFDLRHPTVVLTCLAGLLYCIQPLVNMGNFERKRFTIVLAILMPLFIMFAATQTPSAIALYWITNASFLIVQMTLTNLIFRKRAQKEAKALERQFSRKDK; this is encoded by the coding sequence ATGAGAAAGGATAGAGTGATGTTAGCACAAATTAAAAAGGGAATGTTTGTGCTCAGTTTGATTATCGTTTTAACGGGATGTTCTTCTAAGAAGGATAATTTATTTACACAAGGGTTTGATGCCATATTTATCGCACCGATGCAATGGTTACTTGGGCTTTTTAGTAGTTGGTTTGGTGGTCAGTTTGGTTTTGGGATTATTTTATTAGTGTTGCTCGTACGCTTTTGTATGCTTCCGTTTATGATTCGTCAATCTAAAGTGAGTCATCGTATCCGACAGATTAAGCCTGTTGTGATGCCGCAACTGAATCAAGCCAAAGAAGTAGTGAAAGCAACTCAAGTACCTGAGGAAAAACGTCAAGCGCAAAAGCAATTGATGCAATTGTATCAACAATACGGGATGCACCCTTATCAAACGATGCTTGGGTGTTTACCGATGCTTTTACAGTTTCCTATACTTTTAGGACTTTTGTATGCCATCAAGCATCCGAGTGAACATATTTTAATGACGGAAATGCAATTTTTAGGTTTTGATTTGAGACATCCTACTGTGGTGCTTACATGTTTGGCGGGACTGTTATACTGTATTCAACCATTAGTGAATATGGGGAATTTTGAACGTAAACGTTTCACAATCGTATTAGCGATTTTAATGCCGCTATTTATTATGTTTGCAGCCACGCAAACGCCAAGCGCAATTGCTTTATATTGGATTACAAATGCGAGTTTCCTTATCGTCCAAATGACATTGACGAATCTTATTTTTAGAAAGCGTGCGCAAAAAGAGGCGAAGGCATTGGAACGCCAATTTTCTCGAAAAGATAAATAA
- the dltC gene encoding D-alanine--poly(phosphoribitol) ligase subunit DltC, which translates to MEFREQVLNILEDVTEDSIVKEQPDVRLFDEGILDSMQTVQLILAIQNELDIEVSIMDFDREAWATPNKIVEVLTELQ; encoded by the coding sequence ATGGAATTTAGAGAACAAGTATTAAATATTTTAGAAGATGTAACAGAAGATAGTATTGTAAAAGAACAACCAGATGTTCGTTTATTTGATGAGGGTATATTAGATTCTATGCAAACAGTTCAACTTATTTTAGCAATTCAAAATGAATTGGATATCGAAGTATCAATTATGGATTTTGATCGTGAAGCATGGGCAACACCAAATAAAATTGTAGAAGTTTTAACTGAATTACAATGA
- the dltA gene encoding D-alanine--poly(phosphoribitol) ligase subunit DltA, whose product MRDILEAIRYFSETTPKKNAVQHQTNTLTYSELETYSNELALQLKNATQPIVVYGHMSPYMIVGMIAALKAGCGYVPIDYSIPVNRIESIVNRIQPSLFLNTMTDTMTIDNVKVVDVESLKLTGVKEHVSNIRPDSIAYTIFTSGSTGEPKGVQIYYDSLVDFAHWVDDLNQNKEGQVWLNQAPLSFDLSVMTIYPALVSGGTIQFVSKDMIINPKALHELFVSQPIDVWVSTPSFMEMCLLLPSFNAEQMPNTSTFLFCGEVFGHKSAQRLLKQFPNSAIYNTYGPTEATVAITSILVTEDVLEQFESVPIGVPRPGVALRVTEENELVIEGSCVSAGYVKDPERSARVFFETNKTRGYLTGDSAKFENNQWFIQGRIDNQIKYNGYRMELEEIEAKLNRLDEISNAMVVPVRKNNKVKLLKGVVQLSSQDLDEKEAVKAIKQRIKQELPDYMIPQQWVCVEQMPLNNNGKIDRKMINEVYQS is encoded by the coding sequence ATGAGAGATATTTTAGAGGCAATTCGTTATTTTAGTGAAACCACTCCAAAGAAAAATGCGGTGCAACATCAGACTAACACATTAACTTATTCCGAATTAGAGACATATTCGAACGAACTTGCATTACAACTTAAGAACGCAACACAACCGATTGTCGTTTATGGACATATGTCGCCCTATATGATTGTGGGAATGATTGCAGCATTAAAAGCAGGATGTGGCTATGTACCGATTGATTATTCGATTCCAGTCAATCGTATCGAATCTATCGTTAACAGGATTCAACCAAGTTTATTTTTAAATACAATGACCGACACAATGACGATTGACAATGTAAAGGTCGTTGACGTGGAATCATTGAAGTTGACAGGTGTAAAAGAACACGTTTCAAACATTCGTCCAGATTCTATTGCATATACGATTTTTACATCGGGTTCGACAGGGGAACCTAAAGGTGTGCAGATTTATTATGATAGTCTAGTAGATTTTGCGCATTGGGTAGATGATTTAAACCAAAATAAAGAAGGACAAGTTTGGTTAAACCAAGCACCGCTTTCTTTTGACCTATCTGTGATGACGATATATCCAGCGCTAGTTTCTGGGGGAACGATTCAATTTGTGTCTAAAGACATGATTATTAACCCGAAAGCATTGCACGAATTATTCGTTTCACAACCGATAGATGTATGGGTATCTACACCGTCATTTATGGAAATGTGCTTATTATTACCTTCATTTAATGCAGAACAAATGCCGAACACATCGACATTTTTATTCTGTGGTGAAGTTTTTGGACATAAATCGGCACAACGTTTATTAAAACAATTCCCTAATTCTGCAATTTATAATACGTATGGTCCAACTGAAGCAACTGTAGCAATTACAAGTATCTTAGTGACAGAAGACGTATTAGAGCAGTTTGAAAGTGTACCTATCGGTGTACCAAGACCTGGTGTAGCATTACGTGTGACAGAAGAGAATGAACTTGTCATTGAAGGATCATGCGTAAGTGCAGGATATGTGAAAGACCCAGAGCGTAGTGCACGTGTGTTTTTTGAAACAAATAAAACACGAGGCTACTTAACTGGTGATAGCGCAAAATTTGAAAATAATCAATGGTTCATTCAAGGACGTATCGATAACCAAATTAAATATAACGGTTATCGAATGGAGCTTGAAGAAATCGAAGCAAAATTGAATCGCTTAGACGAAATTAGTAACGCTATGGTAGTGCCAGTGCGCAAAAATAACAAGGTAAAATTGCTTAAAGGTGTTGTACAGCTTTCATCACAAGATCTAGATGAAAAAGAAGCAGTTAAAGCGATTAAACAACGTATCAAACAAGAATTACCGGACTATATGATTCCACAACAATGGGTATGCGTGGAACAAATGCCATTAAATAATAATGGTAAAATTGACCGAAAAATGATTAACGAGGTATATCAATCATGA
- a CDS encoding YuzD family protein, with amino-acid sequence MTKVSVVVYGADDICASCVNAPSSRNTYDWLQSILARKYPNIDFEYTYIDIEKDTEGLSDHDQHYIEQINEDELFYPLVTMNDEYVTDGYVQIKPITRFIDEHFNK; translated from the coding sequence GTGACTAAAGTGAGCGTTGTTGTTTATGGAGCTGATGACATCTGCGCTAGTTGTGTGAATGCGCCAAGTTCACGTAACACGTATGATTGGTTGCAATCTATTTTAGCGCGTAAATATCCAAACATTGATTTTGAATATACGTACATCGATATTGAAAAAGATACAGAAGGTTTATCGGATCACGATCAACATTATATTGAGCAAATCAATGAAGATGAATTGTTTTATCCACTTGTGACAATGAATGATGAGTATGTAACGGATGGTTACGTTCAAATTAAGCCTATTACACGTTTTATAGATGAACATTTCAACAAGTAA
- a CDS encoding teichoic acid D-Ala incorporation-associated protein DltX has product MKLANHVYLKSFLLMVFYFAIMMALYLLYGDGGAQSTFVYNEF; this is encoded by the coding sequence ATGAAATTGGCAAATCATGTGTATCTAAAGTCATTTTTATTAATGGTATTCTATTTTGCTATTATGATGGCTTTGTATTTGTTGTACGGAGACGGTGGTGCACAAAGTACATTTGTCTACAATGAATTTTAA
- a CDS encoding 2-hydroxyacid dehydrogenase, with the protein MNKILVTRQIPEKFKARLEQYAEVEIWDHHLTPMPREQFLEAAKDKTALLVTLSEQIDETLFHAAPHLKIVANMAVGYDNIDLAAAERHEVAISNTPHVLTETTAELGFALMLATSRRIVEAEKYVQEGKWESWGPYLLAGKDIYRSKVGIFGMGEIGRAFARRLRGFNADILYHNRSRNAKAESELGAFYTSFETLIQESDFIISTAPSTPETQNVFNHEAFKKMRKDAIFINIRRGDLVVEEDLVDAIENGEIAGAGLDVVRDEPIRMDHPLLKFPNVIVTPHIGSASVLTRDQMIQTCVLNIEDVFNDRTARNQVMHKA; encoded by the coding sequence ATGAATAAAATTTTAGTCACGCGACAGATACCAGAAAAATTTAAAGCGCGTTTAGAGCAATATGCTGAAGTTGAAATATGGGATCATCATCTTACGCCGATGCCAAGAGAGCAGTTTTTAGAGGCTGCCAAAGATAAGACAGCTTTACTTGTCACACTAAGTGAACAAATAGATGAGACACTTTTTCATGCAGCACCACATTTGAAAATTGTTGCTAATATGGCAGTGGGTTACGATAATATTGATTTAGCAGCAGCTGAACGTCATGAAGTCGCTATCTCCAATACGCCTCACGTATTAACAGAAACTACGGCAGAGTTAGGATTTGCTTTAATGTTAGCAACGTCTCGTCGTATCGTAGAAGCGGAAAAATATGTACAAGAAGGTAAATGGGAAAGTTGGGGGCCGTATCTATTAGCAGGTAAAGATATTTATCGATCAAAAGTAGGCATATTTGGTATGGGTGAAATTGGCAGAGCGTTTGCGAGACGTTTAAGAGGCTTTAATGCGGATATTCTATATCATAATCGCTCGCGTAATGCAAAAGCCGAAAGCGAGTTGGGCGCGTTTTACACGTCTTTTGAAACGTTAATTCAGGAAAGTGACTTTATTATTTCTACAGCCCCTTCTACTCCAGAAACACAAAACGTTTTCAATCATGAGGCATTTAAAAAAATGAGAAAAGATGCCATATTTATTAATATTAGACGTGGTGATTTAGTTGTAGAGGAAGACTTAGTAGATGCTATCGAAAATGGTGAAATCGCAGGAGCTGGACTAGACGTGGTACGCGACGAACCGATTCGAATGGATCATCCATTATTAAAATTCCCCAATGTGATTGTAACACCACACATTGGCAGTGCTTCAGTATTAACGCGAGACCAAATGATTCAAACGTGCGTGCTTAATATTGAAGATGTTTTCAATGACAGAACTGCGCGTAACCAAGTTATGCATAAAGCGTAG
- the dltB gene encoding D-alanyl-lipoteichoic acid biosynthesis protein DltB, with the protein MTPYGSLHFFLIAFIILLPIIILGLFSKRSKIYNALSTIVMLIIIFADHKYNFLGIKYLSYHTITFFLYIIWQVLLIKGYEKLNKNKESNSTALYVTVLFLSLLPLIIVKILMSSWLGTGQVHMYSSKLLSMFGFLGISYIAFKSIQLIMEIRDHSIKEIPLKKLLAFMTFFPTISSGPIDRFRRFVKDEKKVPDSAQYRQLLEKAIHYVMLGFLYKYIVAFLIQKYVTTPMGGHLTSFTDYWIYMYGYTFYIFFDFAGYSLFAVAFSYILGVQTPMNFNKPFMAKNIKDFWNRWHMSLSFWFRDCVYMRIVFFMTKKKYMKSTFHISNLAFLINFGIMGIWHGLEWHYIIYGLFHAALFIGYAYYERWRKKRFGQLKHPFFNVMGILITFHFIAFGLLIFSGKLI; encoded by the coding sequence ATGACACCATATGGTTCATTGCACTTTTTCTTGATTGCATTTATCATTTTACTTCCTATTATTATATTAGGATTGTTTAGTAAACGATCAAAGATTTATAATGCACTCAGTACAATTGTCATGTTGATCATCATTTTTGCTGATCACAAGTACAATTTTTTAGGTATTAAATATTTAAGTTATCATACGATAACGTTTTTCCTTTACATCATTTGGCAAGTTTTATTGATTAAAGGCTATGAAAAATTAAATAAAAATAAAGAGAGCAACTCTACAGCATTATATGTCACTGTACTTTTCTTATCCTTATTACCATTAATTATCGTTAAAATTCTTATGAGTTCTTGGCTAGGGACGGGACAAGTACATATGTACAGTTCCAAACTATTAAGTATGTTTGGATTTTTAGGTATTTCTTATATAGCGTTTAAGAGTATTCAGTTGATTATGGAAATCCGTGATCACTCAATCAAAGAAATACCACTTAAGAAATTGTTGGCGTTTATGACATTCTTCCCAACAATTTCATCTGGTCCGATTGATCGCTTTAGACGTTTTGTCAAAGATGAAAAGAAAGTGCCAGATTCAGCGCAATATAGACAACTTTTAGAAAAAGCCATCCATTATGTTATGCTCGGATTCTTATACAAATACATTGTGGCATTCTTAATTCAGAAATATGTAACTACCCCAATGGGTGGACATTTAACGTCATTTACAGATTACTGGATTTACATGTATGGCTATACATTCTATATTTTCTTTGATTTTGCAGGTTACAGTTTGTTTGCAGTAGCCTTTAGTTATATTTTAGGTGTTCAAACACCAATGAACTTCAATAAACCATTTATGGCTAAAAATATTAAAGATTTCTGGAACCGTTGGCACATGTCGCTTTCTTTCTGGTTCAGAGATTGTGTATATATGCGTATCGTCTTTTTTATGACGAAAAAGAAATATATGAAATCAACATTCCATATATCAAATTTAGCATTTTTAATCAATTTCGGAATTATGGGGATATGGCATGGGCTTGAATGGCATTACATTATTTATGGTTTATTCCATGCAGCATTATTTATTGGATATGCTTATTATGAAAGATGGCGTAAAAAACGTTTTGGTCAACTTAAACATCCGTTTTTCAATGTAATGGGTATCCTTATTACTTTCCACTTTATAGCATTTGGACTTTTAATATTCTCAGGGAAACTGATTTAA
- the dltD gene encoding D-alanyl-lipoteichoic acid biosynthesis protein DltD: MKLKYPALIAFLVSALLFGAFVLIPASWLQPNWSHKKLLTQQVANTDNVIKGSSIQHAMLKDKNFYPVYGSSELRKDDPFQPLILLKGKQPDLFYVGTGGQTDLLQTLALGAQYDQLKGKKMTIIISPQWFTRNGILENNYLGRASKVQINQYFDNPNIPNHLKQRLAQRLLHFKTNKKDAFLKKVAKTGKVEGHYLNPFYANHLEKIEILKSYISLSPETDKLTKLVDKSKLNTKSYEQLDKEAEIYGKKHSSSNPYRIKDSYWKLIKKNKRPIDRQYEFRLNSPEFKDLALLVDTMNAANADVQYVVLPVNGKWYDSIHVSKERRQKVDEKIVKTITSRGGKVYDMTDQDYRPYVMSDSVHIGWRGLVELTKQIEKHIQS; this comes from the coding sequence ATGAAGCTAAAGTATCCCGCACTTATAGCATTTCTTGTTAGTGCACTGTTATTTGGTGCGTTTGTTTTAATACCTGCTTCGTGGCTTCAGCCCAATTGGTCACATAAAAAACTGTTAACACAACAAGTGGCAAATACAGATAACGTCATTAAAGGTTCATCAATTCAGCATGCAATGTTGAAAGATAAAAACTTTTACCCTGTCTATGGCTCAAGTGAGCTTCGTAAAGATGACCCGTTCCAACCGCTAATCTTATTAAAAGGAAAGCAGCCTGATTTATTCTATGTTGGTACAGGGGGACAGACTGATTTATTACAAACGCTTGCGTTAGGGGCACAGTATGATCAGTTAAAAGGTAAAAAAATGACAATTATTATTTCGCCACAGTGGTTTACGCGGAATGGTATTTTAGAAAACAACTATTTAGGCCGTGCCTCAAAAGTGCAAATTAACCAATATTTCGATAATCCAAACATACCGAATCATCTAAAACAACGTTTAGCGCAACGGTTATTACATTTTAAAACAAATAAAAAAGATGCTTTTTTAAAGAAAGTCGCTAAAACAGGGAAGGTTGAAGGACATTACCTCAACCCATTTTATGCGAATCATTTAGAAAAAATAGAAATCTTAAAAAGCTATATTTCGTTATCCCCGGAAACGGATAAATTAACGAAATTAGTAGATAAATCTAAATTGAATACGAAAAGTTATGAACAACTCGATAAGGAAGCAGAGATTTATGGTAAAAAGCATAGTTCTTCTAACCCTTACCGTATTAAAGATTCGTATTGGAAGTTAATCAAAAAGAATAAGCGTCCTATCGATCGTCAATATGAGTTCCGTTTAAATTCACCAGAGTTTAAAGATCTAGCATTATTGGTAGATACAATGAACGCCGCGAATGCGGATGTACAATATGTTGTGTTGCCAGTTAATGGAAAATGGTATGATTCGATTCACGTTAGTAAAGAGCGTCGTCAAAAAGTAGATGAAAAAATTGTGAAAACAATTACATCTCGTGGTGGTAAAGTATACGACATGACTGACCAAGACTATCGACCATATGTAATGAGTGACTCAGTTCATATCGGGTGGCGTGGTTTAGTTGAATTAACAAAACAAATTGAAAAACATATTCAGTCATAA
- a CDS encoding YutD family protein, whose amino-acid sequence MIKVGNHYFELLESYQDGFVEEDFVARYSEILDKYDFIVGDYGHEQLRLKGFYYDSNRKADFNKRFSTIQDYLYEYCNFGCAYFIVRRLSKHEAEKHFAEDAFVVSEDKLKDVKIQPSIQE is encoded by the coding sequence ATGATAAAAGTAGGTAACCATTACTTTGAGCTCCTTGAATCATATCAAGATGGCTTTGTTGAAGAAGACTTTGTCGCGAGGTACTCAGAAATTTTAGATAAGTACGATTTTATAGTAGGCGATTATGGTCACGAACAGTTACGCTTGAAAGGCTTTTATTATGATTCAAATCGAAAAGCGGACTTTAATAAACGTTTCTCTACAATCCAAGATTATTTATATGAATATTGTAATTTTGGATGTGCTTATTTCATCGTACGTCGATTAAGCAAACACGAGGCAGAAAAGCACTTTGCAGAAGACGCGTTTGTAGTAAGCGAAGATAAATTAAAAGACGTTAAAATTCAGCCAAGTATACAAGAATAG
- a CDS encoding NifU family protein, whose protein sequence is MPTENATMYDQVAEVIERLRPFLLRDGGDCELVDVEDGIVKLQLLGACGTCPSSTITLKAGIERALVEEVPGVIEVEQVF, encoded by the coding sequence ATGCCAACTGAAAATGCAACAATGTATGACCAAGTTGCTGAGGTCATCGAAAGATTACGTCCTTTCTTATTACGCGATGGCGGAGATTGCGAACTCGTAGATGTTGAAGATGGCATCGTTAAACTTCAATTGTTAGGTGCATGTGGTACATGTCCTAGTAGTACAATTACATTAAAAGCAGGTATTGAACGCGCGCTTGTGGAAGAAGTACCGGGTGTCATTGAAGTTGAACAAGTCTTTTAA
- a CDS encoding DUF3055 domain-containing protein produces the protein MIDMYLYDDIEPSQVRFVGFVGEHSRYDLVLIQTDRHYGKTLVLNTQTNKFGIIGTDDLEEEGYIAYILGVNDEEADEITDYLHEVIQ, from the coding sequence ATGATAGACATGTACTTATATGATGACATTGAGCCTTCACAAGTCCGCTTCGTTGGCTTCGTGGGAGAACATAGTCGTTATGATTTAGTGTTAATCCAAACTGATCGACATTACGGAAAAACACTAGTCTTAAATACACAAACAAATAAATTTGGCATTATTGGAACAGATGATTTAGAAGAAGAAGGCTATATTGCCTATATTTTAGGCGTTAATGACGAAGAAGCAGATGAAATTACTGATTACCTTCATGAAGTCATCCAATAA
- a CDS encoding TIGR01457 family HAD-type hydrolase, translating to MKAYQAYLIDLDGTLYKGNEAISGAKAFIDYLNTENIPHLYVTNNSTKSPDDVVQKLKSMGINAKPQEVVTSAMATADYIATEKPDASVYMVGASGLETALKEAGLQLKSDTDVDFVVMGLDEQITYEKLTIATLAVQKGATFISTNKDPSIPKEQGFLPGNGSLTSVVTVSSKTDPIFIGKPETPIMKKALDLLQVNPTDVAMIGDLYETDILSGINVGIDTIHVQTGVTSEQEAMTKPMPPTYSVRDLTVLKQQLEKGE from the coding sequence ATGAAAGCCTATCAAGCATATCTCATTGATTTAGATGGAACATTATATAAAGGAAACGAAGCGATTTCAGGTGCCAAAGCATTTATTGATTATCTTAACACCGAAAATATTCCCCATCTTTATGTTACAAACAATTCAACAAAATCTCCAGATGACGTAGTTCAAAAGCTAAAAAGTATGGGGATTAATGCGAAACCTCAAGAAGTCGTTACTTCTGCAATGGCGACCGCGGATTACATTGCAACTGAAAAACCAGATGCTTCTGTTTATATGGTTGGCGCTTCTGGTTTAGAGACGGCGTTAAAAGAAGCAGGATTACAGCTGAAATCAGATACAGATGTGGATTTTGTTGTCATGGGCTTAGATGAACAAATCACATATGAAAAATTAACGATAGCAACATTAGCTGTACAAAAAGGTGCGACATTCATCTCAACCAATAAGGACCCTTCAATTCCGAAAGAACAAGGTTTTTTACCAGGCAATGGTTCGTTAACAAGCGTTGTGACAGTATCTTCTAAAACGGACCCAATATTTATTGGGAAACCAGAGACACCAATAATGAAAAAAGCGCTGGATTTACTACAAGTCAATCCAACAGACGTGGCAATGATTGGTGATTTGTATGAAACTGACATCTTATCGGGGATTAATGTGGGAATCGATACAATACATGTTCAAACGGGTGTTACTTCAGAACAGGAAGCGATGACCAAACCGATGCCTCCTACTTATAGTGTAAGAGATTTAACCGTTTTAAAACAACAACTTGAAAAGGGGGAATGA
- a CDS encoding NAD(P)/FAD-dependent oxidoreductase, with the protein MKNLVLLGGGYGNMRILSRILPDSLPEEYRVTLIDRMPYHGLKTEFYALAAGSKSDKDVRVSFPKSERMNIVYGEITDIDLEQQIISVGQTRVDYDDLIIGLGCEDKYHNVPGAKDHTYSIQTLQKARKTYHDISELPSNSQVGIVGAGLSGIELASALRESRSDIEIFLYDRGDRILNQFPEKLSNYVKKWFDQHDVTVVPNSDIVKVEPGILYNKDTKNEHDLIVWTAGIQPVELVRNLPIDLSRSNRVILNQYHQIPTHPNVYVVGDCADLPHAPSAQLAEEQADQIATVLKTLWEGKTLPEQMPEIKIQGFLGSLGEKKGFAYLMDKTVTGRLASILKSGVLWLYKYHNG; encoded by the coding sequence ATGAAGAATTTAGTATTATTAGGCGGCGGTTACGGTAATATGCGTATTTTATCACGAATCTTACCTGATTCTTTACCAGAGGAGTATAGAGTAACACTTATTGATCGCATGCCATATCATGGCTTAAAAACAGAGTTTTATGCGCTTGCTGCAGGTTCTAAATCTGATAAAGACGTTCGTGTCAGCTTTCCAAAGTCAGAACGTATGAATATCGTGTATGGCGAAATTACTGACATTGATTTAGAACAACAAATCATTTCTGTTGGCCAAACACGTGTCGACTATGATGATCTAATTATAGGATTAGGTTGTGAAGATAAATATCATAATGTTCCTGGAGCTAAAGATCATACATACAGCATTCAAACTTTGCAAAAAGCACGTAAAACGTATCATGATATCAGTGAATTACCATCAAATTCACAGGTCGGTATCGTAGGTGCAGGTTTAAGTGGTATTGAACTTGCAAGTGCATTACGTGAAAGTCGCAGTGATATTGAAATCTTTTTATACGATAGAGGCGATCGTATTTTAAATCAGTTTCCAGAAAAATTAAGTAACTATGTTAAAAAATGGTTTGACCAACATGATGTCACTGTTGTGCCGAATTCAGACATTGTGAAAGTAGAACCGGGCATTCTCTATAATAAAGATACCAAAAATGAACATGACTTGATCGTCTGGACAGCAGGGATTCAACCTGTCGAACTCGTGCGCAATTTACCTATTGATTTAAGTCGAAGTAACCGTGTTATCTTAAATCAATATCATCAAATTCCAACGCATCCAAATGTTTACGTCGTTGGAGATTGTGCTGATTTACCTCATGCGCCAAGTGCACAGTTGGCTGAAGAACAAGCTGATCAAATCGCAACTGTTTTAAAAACGCTATGGGAAGGTAAAACACTTCCTGAACAAATGCCAGAAATTAAAATTCAAGGCTTCTTAGGTTCATTAGGTGAGAAAAAAGGCTTTGCTTACTTAATGGATAAAACTGTTACGGGTCGCCTTGCTTCCATTTTAAAATCAGGTGTGCTTTGGTTATACAAATACCATAATGGTTAA